Proteins from a single region of Streptomyces spectabilis:
- a CDS encoding GntR family transcriptional regulator — MLSAGLPQGTVPKLERPGPLRERVYEALLELITTRALQPGQHLVESELAGHLGVSRQPVREALQRLNTEGWVDLRPAQGAFVHEPTEEEADQLLTVRTLLEAEAARLAAANAGSAGIEALEELCARGESAVAEGDVDLVVATNAAFHAKVMELAGNVVLAELAGRVDRRVRWYYTPVARQRGVQSWVEHRDLIAAIAARDEARATAVMRAHTEHTRRTYHDRAPA, encoded by the coding sequence ATGTTGTCCGCAGGACTGCCGCAGGGGACGGTGCCCAAGCTGGAACGGCCGGGCCCGCTGCGCGAGCGCGTCTACGAGGCGCTGCTCGAACTCATCACCACCCGCGCCCTCCAGCCCGGCCAGCACCTCGTCGAGAGCGAGCTGGCCGGGCACCTCGGCGTGTCCCGGCAGCCCGTGCGCGAGGCGCTCCAGCGGCTCAACACCGAGGGCTGGGTGGACCTCAGGCCCGCCCAGGGCGCGTTCGTGCACGAGCCGACGGAGGAGGAGGCGGACCAACTGCTCACGGTCCGTACGCTCCTGGAGGCGGAGGCGGCACGCCTCGCCGCGGCGAACGCGGGCTCCGCGGGCATCGAGGCGCTCGAAGAGCTGTGCGCCCGGGGGGAGTCGGCCGTCGCCGAAGGGGACGTGGACCTCGTCGTCGCCACGAACGCGGCGTTCCACGCCAAGGTCATGGAGCTCGCGGGCAATGTGGTCCTCGCCGAGCTGGCGGGCCGCGTCGACCGGCGGGTGCGCTGGTACTACACGCCGGTGGCGCGGCAGCGGGGCGTCCAGTCCTGGGTCGAGCACCGCGACCTGATCGCGGCGATCGCCGCCCGCGACGAGGCCCGCGCCACGGCCGTGATGCGGGCCCACACGGAACACA